From a single Apostichopus japonicus isolate 1M-3 chromosome 12, ASM3797524v1, whole genome shotgun sequence genomic region:
- the LOC139976890 gene encoding uncharacterized protein: MTGNGLKAVVIFGLLLRLAFGDGESESISCGNQYLAELGKPYVIVCNASAEQRDIYWFKGEDTSSFPILTLEDGRYGGGEYQKGEYELTKESALKVINTQLKHEGKYTVRVYFNEFDFDTTTTELKVYIRSEPPCPLIDACGSTCTGCQLNVTTSGSLTCYVNGSRPMMEVDWIVTNQSGVSFTKKEQTHQEMDNRWYTKKTIGYTTPDCGADAIFRCTASLSDLSFVPLLDTYSSTVRIKTEACKEPTSSEPTSSPTGQVAWPFVVIGIVIILVILVIIACFFYQRRGTSIQIQSGDPDTEKQTTNSEPKPKQKTKSLKERKKKLVDVLIKQYEKFGFIKPLPWGEPIPIQAFYTTCRCIVTNAKGDVSHRDSDFLSTPEFNNESTNRVIVTADLGYGKTTFTQHLVSDWVSKMTNPKVGKKNQTSEPILIYIHLKEVVPSMILSELVKKMMPVGIDLTVDDIIEIFQNFEFQVLLDGLDELSMSTISANTSAENPTNDKEELVNLFQEGAENYANLTVANLLENTINTKFKNIKVWVTSREFDDMKTSFALPYSKVKLNGFSNNQVNEYIQKTCKYYFNSQAIPQLSLILDSNMSNPKSQAKSDAKKHETIEEKTTNNDSLLVTEGGCNNEVTTKLIKQGKSEQKDNTVPRNVACDTLEMLSKRVYECMELNEIVQNFSETPLLLIMIIHIITCRMLEPTGKYKEMNVNKLTTIIRLVITCLESRYVQKVDKMSIQKDIKSLEDSLGKIAFENKMSLSLGEREYWNNELGEKDTQLAVAVGLLKYSKKVGGGGSQLEELAFSSYAGIMFYHEFFQEFLAAQYVPKRVKEWAWIDELIKNSTDDATVRLLQFMFGMNHARLDKAVQSLKEQQMWDNLIDCIYEISNLEKKQEIITKISKGTIHIQHLDRKHHRVALTDFCDVCNSCDVNVKRMTFREECAIDFIKDVTLPSLETLQFLEMNINEDQFVSIITSLTNRKCPEILMFKKCSVSNEVKQEAKKTEKSALRGLTMKISFS; encoded by the exons ATGACTGGAAACGGGCTGAAGGCGGTTGTTATCTTCGGTTTACTTTTAAGATTAGCTTTTGGAGACGGAG AATCCGAAAGCATTAGCTGTGGAAACCAGTACTTGGCAGAATTAGGCAAGCCGTATGTCATTGTCTGTAACGCTAGCGCCGAACAACGTGATATATACTGGTTTAAAGGTGAAGATACGAGTAGCTTTCCGATACTCACACTCGAAGATGGTAGATACGGAGGAGGGGAATACCAAAAAGGGGAGTATGAGCTTACCAAAGAAAGTGCGTTGAAAGTAATCAACACGCAACTGAAGCACGAAGGAAAGTACACCGTGAGAGTTTACTTCAACGAATTTGATTTCGATACGACGACTACAGAGCTGAAAGTATACA TTCGATCCGAACCTCCGTGTCCACTGATTGATGCATGTGGATCGACCTGTACGGGATGTCAACTGAACGTCACCACTTCTGGATCATTGACTTGTTATGTGAATGGCTCTCGACCAATGATGGAAGTAGACTGGATTGTGACTAACCAGTCTGGAGTGAGCTTTACTAAAAAAGAGCAAACTCATCAAGAAATGGATAACAGATGGTACACTAAGAAAACCATTGGTTACACAACACCTGATTGTGGAGcagatgctattttcagatgcaCCGCTTCCTTGTCAGACCTTTCATTTGTTCCTCTTCTTGATACTTACTCCAGCACTGTTAGGATAAAGACAG AAGCATGCAAAGAACCTACTTCAAGTGAACCCACGAGTAGCCCTACAGGTCAAGTCGCCTGGCCCTTTGTCGTTATTGGAATTGTTATAATCCTAGTGATATTAGTCATCATTGcctgttttttttatcaaagaaGAG gTACGAGTATACAGATACAAAGTGGGGATCCAGACACG GAAAAGCAGACTACAAATTCGGAGCCAAAACCGAAGCAGAAGACAAAATCCCTTAAAG agaggaaaaaaaaattggtggaTGTTCTAATAAAGCAGTACGAGAAATTTGGCTTCATCAAGCCGCTACCATGGGGTGAACCAATACCGATACAAGCCTTTTACACTACGTGCCGATGCATCGTCACTAACGCGAAAGGTGACGTCAGTCATCGCGATAGCGACTTTCTGTCTACACCGGAGTTTAATAACGAAAGTACTAATCGGGTCATCGTTACAGCAGATTTAGGTTACGGGAAGACAACCTTCACTCAACACTTGGTTAGCGATTGGGTATCAAAGATGACAAATCCGAAAGTTGGTAAAAAGAATCAAACCAGTGAAcctatactaatatatattcaCCTGAAAGAGGTTGTTCCTTCCATGATACTTTCCGAACTTGTCAAGAAAATGATGCCTGTTGGAATCGACTTGACGGTGGACgatattattgaaatatttcaaaattttgagtttCAAGTACTCTTGGATGGGCTTGATGAGCTATCGATGTCTACGATTAGTGCCAATACATCTGCAGAGAATCCTACCAATGATAAAGAAGAGCTTGTCAACCTCTTCCAAGAGGGGGCTGAAAACTATGCTAATCTGACGGTCGCAAATTTACTCGAAAATACAATAAACActaagtttaaaaatattaaggTTTGGGTAACGTCTCGTGAATTTGATGACATGAAAACTTCATTTGCTCTACCATATtcaaaagtaaaattgaatGGTTTCAGTAATAATCAAGTCAATGAGTATATTCAGAAAACCTGCAAATATTACTTTAACTCACAAGCAATACCCCAGTTATCTTTGATCCTCGATTCAAATATGAGCAACCCTAAGTCACAAGCTAAATCggatgccaaaaaacatgagacGATTGAAGAAAAAACGACAAATAACGACAGTCTGCTGGTGACAGAGGGAGGATGTAAcaatgaggtaacaacaaagtTGATAAAGCAAGGAAAATCAGAGCAGAAAGATAACACCGTTCCACGAAACGTAGCTTGTGATACTTTAGAAATGCTTTCAAAAAGGGTTTATGAATGTATGGAATTAAACGAAATTGTTCAGAATTTTTCTGAAACACCCCTTCTGCTGATTATGATTATTCATATAATCACATGCAGAATGTTAGAGCCAACAgggaaatataaagaaatgaatGTTAACAAACTGACAACAATAATACGATTAGTGATTACCTGTTTGGAATCCCGATACGTGCAGAAAGTTGATAAAATGTCCATTCAAAAAGATATTAAGAGTCTTGAAGACAGCCTTGGTAAAATAGCATTTGAGAACAAAATGAGCCTGTCACTTGGTGAACGCGAGTATTGGAACAATGAACTTGGTGAAAAAGATACCCAACTTGCCGTAGCCGTAGGTTTGCTCAAGTATTCAAAGAAAGTAGGAGGCGGAGGAAGTCAATTAGAAGAACTGGCTTTTTCGTCCTATGCTGGAATcatgttttatcatgaattcTTTCAGGAATTTTTAGCTGCTCAGTATGTGCCAAAGAGGGTTAAAGAATGGGCGTGGATAGATGAACTCATAAAAAATAGTACTGACGATGCAACGGTTAGATTATTGCAGTTTATGTTCGGCATGAATCATGCTAGATTAGATAAAGCAGTACAATCTCTCAAGGAACAACAAATGTGGGACAATTTGATCGACTGTATTTATGAAATAAGTAATCTAGAGAAGAAGCAGGAAATTATCACCAAAATAAGCAAAGGAACGATTCACATACAGCATCTTGACAGGAAACACCACAGAGTCGCTTTAACAGATTTCTGCGATGTTTGCAATTCATGTGAT GTAAACGTAAAAAGAATGACATTTAGAGAAGAGTGTGCTATTGACTTCATCAAAGACGTAACACTGCCCTCATTAGAGACCCTGCAATTTCTGGAAATGAACATCAACGAAGACCAATTCGTATCAATCATCACCAGCCTTACTAATCGAAAATGTCCAGAAATTCTAAT
- the LOC139977800 gene encoding uncharacterized protein, with protein MDQNRERKRNNVSVRPKKKYKGYLEPQNSSNEEPTIPRRTLNCYKKGSKTLKKGQLDNNWSRDFNCSTSSEDGRPNDDVHSSYGEMVSSSASEGNCSGNTAAAESTVERESDDSGAPSEEPSSPSSSSETDSDVPADDEAAFQADETLNEPLFQGSQVTKAEVILMVMTFVMRHCLSTAAMVDLLHIINSILGRVVIPASKYVFEKLFKSNFFEFIISFLLQLLFELCKNLARRKCRCCLLPTLSERLQCWKHEK; from the exons ATGGATCAAAATCGAGAAAGGAAAAGGAACAATGTTTCTGTTAGAcctaagaaaaaatataaaggTTACTTAGAACCTCAAAATTCTAGTAATGAAGAACCAACCATTCCTCGGAGGACCCTGAATTGTTATAAAAAAGGCAGCAAGACTCTCAAGAAGGGACAATTAGACAACAATTGGTCCAGAGATTTCAACTGTTCCACTTCCAGTGAAGATGGTAGACCTAACGATGATGTCCATAGCAGTTACGGTGAAATG GTTTCTTCATCTGCTTCTGAAGGGAATTGTTCTGGAAACACTGCAGCAGCTGAGTCAACAGTTGAAAGGGAGAGTGATGATTCAGGTGCACCATCTGAAGAACCCAGCAGCCCCTCATCCTCTTCAGAGACAGATAGTGATGTCCCAGCAGATGATGAAGCAGCATTCCAGGCAGATGAGACACTTAATGAACCACTTTTCCAGGGATCACAAGTAACAAAGGCTGAGGTAATCCTGATGGTCATGACTTTTGTGATGCGGCATTGTCTGTCTACAGCTGCCATGGTGGATCTTCTGCATATTATTAATAGCATATTAGGAAGAGTTGTTATACCAGCATCAAAATATGTATTTGAGAAGTTAtttaaaagcaatttttttgaatttatcatttcatttttattgcaGTTATTGTTTGAGCTTTGTAAGAACCTGGCAAGGCGTAAATGTAGGTGTTGTCTCTTGCCCACATTGTCAGAGAGATTGCAATGTTGGAAACAtgaaaaatag
- the LOC139976902 gene encoding BEN domain-containing protein 5-like, with product MAISYAYIRYLKDQEREIVNVNHIKNFHPEHELDFIPNKAYMVQWLAIDSDDETEMDSNLQDPDSWYKAQILLLAASREELEKKLEGTRVKVSKVFDTSVEDSSEDESASSSLRQEMLDSGKARKEKKKEQQKAKSSSLKKMLSERLECRKRSAVFGDEPEMKRKCHGLERKNQELMTRNKELGAKMKEVQDLNIRLQRALLEKLSCPHCEKKDVKDPPNSKKVPTRHTTIPPSSPGIVPEEEPCGMERSDGPSKYKTTGDKVHIGQNVWLPVKTWEMLQLQNRNSVFVKNLAVTIWGSDKLEDKSVDGKACNRFKGNAAKPPLSPVKLDTMKGK from the exons ATGGCAATTTCTTATGCATACATTAGGTATCTTAAAGATCAGGAACGTGAAATTGTGAATGTAAATCACATTAAGAACTTTCACCCGGAGCATGAACTAGACTTTATACCTAATAAAGCATATATGGTACAATGGCTGGCAATTGACAGCGACGATGAAACAGAGATGGATTCCAACTTACAGGACCCAGACTCATGGTACAAGGCACAAATTTTATTGTTGGCAG cTTCAAGAGAGGAGCTAGAGAAGAAGTTAGAAGGCACACGTGTCAAAGTGTCCAAAGTCTTTGACACATCAGTGGAGGACTCCTCTGAAGATGAAAGTGCTTCGTCATCTTTACGACAGGAAATGTTAGATTCAGGGAAAGCAAGG aaagagaaaaaaaaagaacaacaaaaagcTAAGAGCAGCTCTCTTAAGAAAATGCTGTCAGAACGGCTTGAGTGCCGAAAAAGGAGTGCTGTTTTTGGAGACGAACCAGAAATGAAGAGGAAGTGCCATGGTCTGGAGAGGAAAAACCAAGAGCTGATGACAAGAAACAAGGAACTGGGGGCAAAGATGAAAGAAGTGCAGGATTTGAACATCCGACTGCAGAGAGCACTGTTGGAAAAACTGAGCTGCCCACATTGTGAAAAGAAAG ATGTTAAGGATCCACCAAATTCCAAGAAAGTACCAACCAGGCACACCACCATTCCACCATCTTCACCCGGAATTGTCCCTGAAGAGGAACCTTGTGGGATGGAAAGAAGTGATGGCCCCTCTAAGTACAAAACCACTGGTGATAAG GTTCACATTGGACAAAATGTTTGGTTACCAGTGAAGACATGGGAGATGCTTCAACTGCAAAATAGAAATTCTGTTTTTGTCAAGAATCTGGCGGTGACAATTTGGGGGTCTGACAAACTAGAAGACAAGTCCGTCGATGGGAAAGCTTGCAACCGCTTTAAAGGGAATGCTGCGAAGCCACCTTTAAGCCCAGTGAAGTTGGACACTATGAAAGGTAAGTGA